Proteins encoded in a region of the Agromyces protaetiae genome:
- a CDS encoding Ig-like domain-containing protein, which produces MAGTATHPRRRGPLLAAVGGIAAIGVVATLAVVATGYESQEVPRLEASVWVTRDDGRYARVNTELAELDTVRAVDDPSTVVQAGATGVVYAGGLRQRWAIDSAAPVDLVGEGDAGASGEPDASGEPDASGEPPAAPEASTAVAAGAGDQIADPTPSGTREVTAAGRYVAYRTDTGQVYLGTLDDGGTVPVDPFAGEVDDESGDAVVYAADAVGLAPDGRLAAYSANEGGVRRFDGAALEFTGSIEEIDDAPAADAALALTVVGSTWLLLDAAEGRAWVSGRAEPFEVDVEADAVLQRGAAGGEVAYAADSAGLVSIPLDGSGSERIVEADGVPAAPVAQADDVIAAWLGQQSGTTWSSSGGEQTIEVPDGALDQVAQVAPAIRSNGDRAVLNEPGSGLVWTLPDGRLIPLEQWSVDDDPEELEGTTIVEDVAEQHPPVAVDDAFGVRPGELVNLPVLLNDHDPNRGDVLTIATDTVSAVDPAGFGELAIVTNGQSLAIRVAGDAGGTARFTYAVSDGQQSSAPATVTLTVVPDEQNSAPAWCGVEACTQRWPSPEVLPGGTLLVPVLDGWVDPEGDAFVLADARSDDPAAPVTVVPRADGRLAVRHTDPNAGDAEIPLTVTVVDARGATAEKTLVLRATSQPGIVAGGVALAATAGETVVLDIARHVTGGSGAFRLVDAVASAASAAGLTVTPNAAAGEIELSATAPGEYLVGYTVADTVSQAEQSATVRLSVSAAGRPLAIAPTTAYVRPGEDTTIDVFGAVQNAAGRVLLVSEARSSSPDLTVGVVSSSQVRLGVMGGMQVAEGLVGRAEVVVTDGSGQAVTGVVSVFLAADAGDDAPIALPDSVTVRAGELATVPVLANDVSPRGARLVVQPAVQGSGTEGELVFASGDVVRYLAPKAPGTYRVSYAVAMESHPDRVDHADITVTVLPAGANRPPRPPALSARVLSGQSVEIRVPQYGVDPDGDRVVLAKIAQPAAGQGTASISAEGDTVVYHAPADGVEGGQLSFEYTLRDTEGAESVGVIRVGVLSAGLADAAPVTFSDYARATRGASTPVRIAPLANDRDPALGTLELISVAPNAPSGTAEYARLEGLIDGATSLQQGVVVLKAGEFAGTNSYVYTVRSTKTSSTAQGLIVLGVGDSAAADHPVVADTVVTARTRGEFAGNGLDVVSNKVQWATGDVAGLKLRLWGDAASRYDVSGWRVSGDLPGDGDLVPFELTGEDAAGAEVTAYGLLRIPAFDDMPVQLGSGVAPVRVNEERSVEFDVRDLVDLPAADRIELADGPFATQRAAATCRPSGAREATYEAGREAPWSDSCLVSVRIEGQSRWSYLAVPVEIEPKDPQAILTSISRTVAPGASESVDLYADLTTWEGGRIGDRSRLDYQVSHSGAAFAMQRSGNGVVFEARADARPGTRETATVTLPGFNNVTATITVVVGIAPPDAPRGATFTRECTVSAGSCTVEVVGAAGEYDPFAGKQGAGLSLASVGSGAGVSCDVATVQASGKTSVVATFPGGQTAFGGQCTVPFTVADAQGRTGSGTLTLDVQGYPQRPASIATARYDGSSVTFNVTLGEAARAHPAITGVAITRDGRPDAAGCAPSIAGVYSCTVTGLANGEKHQFTARAVNRVGESVDTSAVTSWAYQAPEVRSATAEPVYEAGRTTQSNAVVELKLRGTDDARAYRIVERNQTLDRTGDVTTARLDASPGPQNFTIVPISRFEPPITGTSDGASAVASVTAAGAPIMNGIDASASTNTSILISGGGVEANGSAKPTEVRYVAWQGGGEPRCSVSASGGGLTVSGGVVSESSTISGLQEYEQYSTKACASNGFGFAEVRGPDVWTYVNAPAPPGASYRVATSPSQSGAFYAYRLERAPQLQLPNRFEAQYNVFGDWQSSFSLDADRVTGSVLGRGCRFAGLYCTGETSITAETAPNEVTIQFPTQQCVTNPVREDVAVSASARGATTVTVTVSADGTTATYTVAFGGAFTSLTPPQPFTVPVCAPPDPDPDPGDPPPGGENPPVTTP; this is translated from the coding sequence ATGGCCGGCACGGCAACGCACCCTCGGCGGCGCGGCCCGCTGCTCGCCGCGGTGGGCGGCATCGCGGCGATCGGCGTGGTCGCGACCCTCGCCGTCGTCGCCACGGGCTACGAGTCGCAGGAAGTGCCTCGGCTCGAGGCATCCGTCTGGGTGACGCGCGACGACGGCCGCTACGCGCGCGTGAACACCGAGCTGGCCGAGCTCGACACCGTGCGCGCGGTCGACGACCCGAGCACGGTCGTGCAGGCCGGCGCGACCGGGGTCGTCTACGCGGGCGGGCTGCGGCAACGCTGGGCGATCGATTCGGCGGCGCCGGTCGACCTCGTCGGCGAGGGCGACGCAGGTGCGTCGGGCGAGCCGGATGCCTCGGGGGAGCCGGATGCCTCCGGCGAGCCGCCTGCCGCGCCTGAGGCGTCGACCGCGGTCGCGGCAGGGGCCGGTGACCAGATCGCCGACCCGACCCCTTCGGGCACGCGCGAGGTGACCGCGGCCGGCCGCTACGTCGCCTACCGGACCGACACGGGGCAGGTGTACCTCGGCACGCTCGACGATGGCGGTACCGTGCCGGTCGATCCGTTCGCGGGCGAGGTCGACGACGAGAGCGGTGACGCCGTCGTGTACGCGGCCGACGCCGTGGGTCTCGCGCCCGACGGCAGGCTCGCCGCCTACTCGGCGAACGAGGGTGGGGTGCGTCGCTTCGACGGCGCGGCGCTCGAGTTCACGGGTTCGATCGAGGAGATCGACGACGCACCCGCGGCCGACGCGGCCCTGGCGCTCACGGTCGTCGGCTCGACCTGGCTGCTGCTCGACGCGGCCGAGGGCCGGGCATGGGTGTCGGGGCGCGCCGAGCCGTTCGAGGTCGACGTCGAAGCGGATGCGGTGCTGCAGCGTGGCGCCGCGGGCGGCGAGGTCGCGTACGCGGCGGACTCGGCCGGGCTGGTCTCGATCCCGCTCGACGGGTCTGGCTCCGAGCGCATCGTCGAGGCCGACGGCGTGCCGGCGGCCCCCGTCGCGCAGGCGGATGACGTGATCGCCGCGTGGCTCGGCCAGCAGTCGGGCACGACGTGGAGCAGCTCGGGTGGCGAGCAGACCATCGAGGTACCCGACGGCGCGCTCGATCAGGTGGCGCAGGTGGCCCCGGCGATCCGATCGAACGGCGACCGTGCCGTGTTGAACGAGCCGGGCTCGGGCCTCGTCTGGACGCTGCCCGACGGCCGGCTCATCCCGCTCGAGCAGTGGTCGGTCGACGACGACCCCGAAGAGCTCGAGGGCACGACGATCGTCGAAGACGTCGCCGAGCAGCACCCGCCCGTCGCCGTCGATGACGCGTTCGGGGTGCGGCCGGGCGAGCTCGTGAACCTGCCCGTGCTCCTCAACGACCACGACCCCAACCGCGGCGACGTGCTGACCATCGCGACCGACACCGTCAGCGCGGTCGATCCCGCGGGCTTCGGCGAGCTCGCCATCGTGACGAACGGGCAGTCGCTGGCGATCCGCGTCGCCGGCGACGCCGGCGGCACGGCTCGCTTCACGTACGCGGTGAGCGACGGCCAGCAGTCGTCCGCCCCCGCGACCGTCACGCTCACCGTCGTGCCCGATGAGCAGAACTCGGCGCCCGCGTGGTGCGGTGTCGAGGCCTGCACCCAACGCTGGCCGTCGCCCGAGGTGCTGCCCGGCGGCACGCTGCTCGTGCCCGTGCTCGACGGCTGGGTCGACCCGGAAGGCGACGCGTTCGTGCTCGCCGACGCGCGGTCCGACGATCCGGCCGCTCCCGTGACGGTGGTGCCGCGAGCCGACGGCCGCCTCGCGGTGCGGCACACGGACCCGAACGCGGGTGACGCCGAGATCCCGCTCACCGTCACCGTCGTCGACGCCCGCGGCGCCACGGCCGAGAAGACGCTCGTGCTGCGTGCGACCAGCCAGCCCGGCATCGTCGCGGGCGGGGTCGCCCTCGCAGCGACGGCCGGTGAGACGGTGGTGCTCGACATCGCCCGGCACGTCACCGGCGGCTCCGGCGCCTTCCGGCTCGTCGACGCGGTCGCGTCGGCCGCCTCGGCCGCAGGCCTCACGGTGACGCCGAACGCCGCAGCGGGCGAGATCGAGCTCTCGGCGACGGCGCCCGGCGAGTATCTCGTGGGCTACACCGTCGCCGACACGGTGTCGCAGGCCGAGCAATCCGCGACGGTCCGGCTGAGCGTCTCGGCCGCCGGCCGCCCGCTCGCGATCGCGCCGACGACGGCGTACGTGCGGCCGGGCGAAGACACGACGATCGACGTGTTCGGCGCCGTGCAGAACGCCGCGGGGCGCGTGCTCCTCGTGTCCGAGGCGCGCAGCTCGAGCCCCGACCTCACGGTCGGCGTGGTGTCGTCGTCGCAGGTGCGCCTCGGCGTCATGGGCGGCATGCAGGTCGCCGAAGGCCTCGTCGGCCGCGCCGAGGTGGTCGTGACGGATGGCTCGGGGCAGGCGGTGACCGGGGTCGTCTCGGTGTTCCTCGCGGCCGATGCCGGCGACGATGCGCCGATCGCGCTGCCCGACAGCGTCACCGTCCGCGCCGGCGAGCTGGCGACCGTCCCCGTGCTCGCGAACGACGTGAGCCCGCGCGGCGCGCGGCTCGTCGTGCAGCCCGCCGTGCAGGGCTCCGGCACCGAGGGCGAGCTCGTGTTCGCGTCGGGCGACGTGGTGCGCTACCTCGCGCCGAAGGCGCCGGGCACCTACCGGGTGAGTTACGCCGTGGCCATGGAGAGCCACCCCGATCGCGTCGACCACGCCGACATCACCGTGACGGTGCTGCCCGCCGGTGCGAACCGGCCGCCGCGTCCGCCGGCGCTGAGTGCGCGGGTGCTCAGCGGCCAGAGCGTCGAGATCCGGGTGCCGCAGTACGGCGTCGACCCCGACGGCGACCGGGTCGTGCTCGCGAAGATCGCCCAGCCCGCGGCCGGCCAGGGCACCGCGTCGATCTCGGCCGAGGGTGACACGGTCGTCTACCACGCACCCGCCGACGGCGTCGAGGGCGGACAGCTCTCGTTCGAGTACACGCTGCGCGACACCGAGGGCGCCGAGAGCGTCGGCGTGATCAGGGTCGGCGTGCTCTCGGCGGGCCTCGCCGACGCCGCGCCCGTGACGTTCAGCGACTACGCGCGGGCGACGCGGGGTGCGTCGACGCCCGTGCGCATCGCGCCCCTTGCGAACGACCGCGATCCGGCGCTCGGCACCCTCGAGCTGATCTCGGTCGCGCCGAACGCGCCGTCCGGCACGGCCGAGTATGCGCGGCTCGAAGGCCTGATCGACGGCGCCACGTCGCTGCAGCAGGGCGTCGTGGTCCTGAAGGCCGGAGAGTTCGCCGGCACGAACTCGTACGTCTACACCGTGCGCTCCACGAAGACGTCGTCGACCGCGCAGGGGCTCATCGTGCTCGGGGTGGGCGACTCGGCCGCGGCCGACCATCCGGTGGTGGCCGACACCGTCGTCACGGCGCGCACGCGCGGCGAGTTCGCGGGGAACGGTCTCGACGTCGTGTCGAACAAGGTGCAGTGGGCGACGGGCGACGTCGCGGGCCTGAAGCTCCGGCTCTGGGGCGACGCGGCGTCGCGCTACGACGTGTCCGGGTGGCGGGTGTCGGGCGACCTGCCCGGCGACGGCGACCTCGTGCCGTTCGAACTGACCGGCGAAGACGCCGCGGGCGCCGAGGTCACCGCATACGGCCTGCTGCGCATCCCCGCGTTCGATGACATGCCCGTGCAGCTCGGGTCGGGTGTCGCGCCGGTGCGGGTCAATGAGGAGCGTTCGGTCGAGTTCGACGTGCGCGACCTCGTCGACCTGCCGGCAGCCGACCGCATCGAGCTCGCCGACGGTCCCTTCGCCACGCAACGAGCGGCGGCGACCTGCCGGCCGAGCGGCGCCCGCGAGGCCACGTATGAGGCAGGTCGCGAGGCGCCGTGGTCGGATTCGTGCCTCGTGTCGGTGCGCATCGAGGGCCAGTCGCGGTGGTCGTACCTCGCGGTGCCGGTCGAGATCGAGCCGAAAGACCCGCAGGCGATCCTCACCTCGATCTCGCGCACGGTCGCGCCCGGCGCGAGCGAGTCCGTCGACCTCTACGCCGACCTCACCACGTGGGAGGGTGGTCGCATCGGCGACCGGTCGCGGCTCGACTACCAGGTCAGCCACTCGGGCGCCGCGTTCGCGATGCAGCGGTCGGGCAACGGCGTCGTCTTCGAGGCGCGGGCCGACGCACGGCCGGGCACGCGCGAGACCGCGACCGTGACCCTCCCCGGGTTCAACAACGTGACCGCGACCATCACGGTCGTCGTGGGCATCGCGCCGCCGGATGCGCCGCGCGGGGCGACCTTCACCCGTGAGTGCACCGTGAGTGCGGGCTCGTGCACGGTCGAGGTCGTCGGCGCCGCGGGCGAGTACGACCCGTTCGCCGGCAAGCAGGGCGCCGGGCTGTCGCTCGCCTCCGTCGGCTCCGGCGCCGGCGTGAGCTGCGACGTCGCGACCGTACAGGCGTCGGGCAAGACCTCCGTCGTCGCGACCTTCCCCGGCGGGCAGACCGCCTTCGGCGGGCAGTGCACCGTGCCCTTCACGGTGGCCGACGCCCAGGGCCGCACCGGCTCGGGCACGCTCACGCTCGACGTGCAGGGGTACCCGCAGCGCCCCGCGAGCATCGCGACGGCCCGGTACGACGGCTCGTCGGTCACCTTCAACGTCACGCTCGGCGAGGCGGCGCGGGCGCACCCCGCGATCACGGGCGTCGCGATCACCCGCGACGGGCGACCGGATGCCGCGGGCTGCGCGCCCTCGATCGCCGGTGTGTACTCGTGCACGGTGACGGGCCTCGCGAACGGCGAGAAGCATCAGTTCACGGCGCGCGCCGTGAACCGGGTGGGGGAGTCGGTGGACACCTCGGCGGTGACGTCGTGGGCGTACCAGGCACCCGAGGTGCGCTCGGCGACCGCCGAACCGGTGTACGAGGCCGGACGCACGACGCAGAGCAATGCGGTGGTCGAGCTGAAGCTCCGCGGCACCGACGACGCCCGCGCGTACCGGATCGTCGAGCGGAACCAGACCCTCGACCGCACCGGCGACGTCACGACGGCGCGACTCGATGCCTCGCCCGGACCGCAGAACTTCACGATCGTGCCGATCAGCCGGTTCGAGCCGCCGATCACTGGCACGTCCGACGGCGCCTCGGCCGTGGCATCCGTGACCGCCGCGGGTGCGCCGATCATGAATGGCATCGACGCGTCGGCGAGCACGAACACGTCGATCCTCATCAGCGGCGGGGGCGTCGAGGCGAACGGCAGCGCGAAGCCGACCGAGGTGCGATACGTCGCGTGGCAGGGTGGGGGCGAGCCGAGGTGTTCGGTGTCGGCCTCGGGCGGCGGGCTCACGGTCTCGGGTGGCGTGGTGTCCGAGAGCAGCACCATCTCGGGGCTCCAGGAGTACGAGCAGTACTCGACGAAGGCGTGTGCGAGCAACGGGTTCGGGTTCGCCGAGGTGCGCGGGCCCGACGTCTGGACGTACGTGAACGCACCCGCCCCGCCCGGAGCGTCGTACCGTGTGGCGACCTCTCCGAGCCAGAGTGGCGCGTTCTACGCCTACCGACTCGAGCGCGCGCCGCAGCTCCAACTGCCGAACCGTTTCGAGGCGCAGTACAACGTGTTCGGCGACTGGCAGAGCTCCTTCTCGCTCGACGCAGATCGGGTCACGGGCTCCGTCCTCGGACGTGGCTGCCGCTTCGCGGGGCTCTACTGCACCGGCGAGACATCCATCACCGCGGAGACCGCGCCCAACGAGGTGACCATCCAGTTCCCGACCCAGCAGTGCGTGACCAACCCCGTGCGCGAGGACGTCGCCGTCTCCGCTTCCGCGAGGGGCGCGACCACGGTCACGGTCACGGTTTCGGCAGACGGGACCACGGCCACCTACACCGTCGCCTTCGGCGGGGCGTTCACGTCGCTGACGCCGCCGCAGCCGTTCACCGTGCCGGTCTGCGCGCCGCCCGACCCCGACCCCGACCCCGGCGACCCGCCCCCGGGTGGCGAGAACCCGCCCGTCACCACCCCCTGA
- a CDS encoding AAA family ATPase, which translates to MTLAPAQTAWFAETFSLIADNVEQAILGKRHVVELVLATAISGGHVLLEDYPGTGKTALARALGQTIDGTNSRIQFTPDLLPGDVTGITVYDQKRGEFEFHAGPVFANIVLADEINRASPKTQSSLLEVMEEAQVTVDGVTRKVGDPFLVLATQNPIEQGGTYRLPEAQLDRFMIKTSIGYPDEAATLRILQGVANPRRDLTSVATTDTIVTMTELARGVYVNPLVSDYVMRLVDATRRASEVRLGVSVRGAIALSRLAMTWAAAQGRSYATPDDVREVAIPALAHRMVLEPEAEFDGVTAVAVVSQILLDVAAPRENGAA; encoded by the coding sequence ATGACGCTCGCTCCCGCGCAGACCGCCTGGTTCGCCGAGACGTTTTCGCTGATCGCCGACAATGTCGAGCAGGCGATCCTCGGCAAGCGGCACGTCGTCGAGCTCGTGCTCGCCACCGCCATCTCGGGCGGGCACGTGCTGCTCGAGGACTACCCGGGCACGGGCAAGACCGCGCTCGCGCGGGCGCTCGGCCAGACGATCGACGGCACCAACTCACGCATCCAGTTCACGCCCGACCTGCTCCCGGGCGATGTGACGGGCATCACGGTGTACGACCAGAAGCGCGGCGAGTTCGAGTTCCACGCGGGCCCCGTGTTCGCGAACATCGTGCTCGCCGACGAGATCAACCGGGCGAGCCCGAAGACGCAGTCGTCGCTGCTCGAGGTCATGGAAGAGGCGCAGGTCACGGTCGACGGGGTGACCCGCAAGGTCGGTGACCCGTTCCTCGTGCTCGCGACCCAGAACCCGATCGAGCAGGGCGGCACGTACCGCCTGCCCGAGGCGCAGCTCGACCGGTTCATGATCAAGACCTCGATCGGCTACCCCGATGAGGCCGCGACGCTGCGCATCCTGCAGGGCGTCGCGAACCCGCGTCGCGACCTCACGTCGGTGGCCACGACCGACACGATCGTGACCATGACCGAGCTCGCGCGCGGCGTCTACGTGAACCCGCTGGTGTCGGACTACGTCATGCGCCTCGTCGACGCGACGCGGCGGGCATCCGAGGTGCGGCTGGGCGTGAGCGTGCGCGGCGCCATCGCGCTCTCGCGGTTGGCCATGACCTGGGCGGCGGCACAGGGTCGTTCCTACGCGACGCCCGACGACGTCCGCGAGGTCGCGATCCCCGCGCTCGCGCACCGCATGGTGCTCGAGCCCGAAGCCGAGTTCGACGGCGTGACCGCGGTGGCCGTGGTCAGCCAGATCCTGCTCGACGTCGCCGCTCCCCGGGAGAACGGCGCGGCGTGA
- a CDS encoding DUF58 domain-containing protein translates to MTPSARARRDRSTGRTSTGRSGGLSRAAGLTRTSGLSRTGTVTRTGTLSRTGTVTRRGGARGVAGVWIGLRANARRFGRSVAGAARRTRETVSAAGAVLILVAVAGAIAGFSFDWIEAWAAAGIAVALLLVAVPFLLGAHDYRLELQLDRDRVVAGSEVAGRLELVNAGRRTALPGVVDIPVGAGLVEVHVPLLRPGAQHGEDLTIGAERRGVIDVGPMTVNRGDPLGILRREQGWPEVQRIFVHPVTVPIPSTSAGLVRDLEGTPTGTLADADLSFHAVREYVRGDSQRHVHWKATAKTGTLMVRQYEESRHARIALLLDLAREEYADDDEFEMAVSATASLGLQAVREGRDVFVAVGAEVPEANSAAQSIRTLATTTPRVLLDGMSTVDQGERVTRLEAATALAAQTFADLSIVFLVTGSRVPLQRIRQAAIALPQGIGVVAVRCEPGAEPVVRTTREVTVLTIGALGDLTRLLARGAAS, encoded by the coding sequence GTGACCCCCTCGGCCCGAGCGCGGCGTGACCGCAGCACCGGACGCACCAGCACTGGGCGTTCCGGTGGGCTGTCGCGCGCGGCGGGCCTCACGCGCACGAGCGGGCTGAGCCGCACGGGCACGGTCACCCGCACGGGAACCCTGAGCCGCACGGGCACGGTCACCCGTCGAGGTGGGGCCAGGGGCGTCGCCGGCGTCTGGATCGGCCTGCGCGCGAACGCCCGCCGGTTCGGCCGGTCCGTCGCCGGCGCCGCTCGAAGGACCCGCGAGACGGTCTCGGCCGCGGGCGCGGTGCTCATCCTCGTGGCGGTCGCGGGCGCGATCGCCGGGTTCTCATTCGACTGGATCGAGGCGTGGGCGGCCGCGGGCATCGCGGTGGCGTTGCTGCTCGTCGCGGTGCCGTTCCTGCTCGGCGCGCACGACTACCGGCTCGAGCTGCAGCTCGACCGCGATCGGGTGGTCGCCGGTTCCGAGGTCGCCGGCCGGCTCGAGCTCGTGAACGCGGGGCGGCGCACGGCGTTGCCGGGCGTCGTCGACATCCCGGTCGGCGCCGGCCTCGTCGAGGTGCATGTGCCGCTGCTCCGCCCGGGTGCGCAGCACGGCGAGGACCTCACGATCGGCGCCGAGCGCCGCGGCGTCATCGACGTCGGGCCGATGACGGTGAACCGGGGCGACCCGCTCGGCATCCTCCGCCGCGAGCAAGGCTGGCCCGAGGTGCAGCGCATCTTCGTGCATCCGGTGACCGTGCCGATCCCGAGCACCAGCGCGGGGCTCGTCCGCGACCTCGAGGGCACGCCCACCGGCACGCTCGCCGATGCCGACCTGTCGTTCCATGCGGTGCGCGAGTACGTCCGCGGCGACTCGCAGCGCCACGTGCACTGGAAGGCGACCGCGAAGACGGGCACCCTCATGGTGCGTCAGTACGAGGAGTCGCGGCACGCGCGGATCGCGCTGCTGCTCGACCTCGCACGCGAGGAGTACGCCGACGACGACGAGTTCGAGATGGCCGTGAGCGCGACCGCGTCGCTCGGCCTGCAGGCGGTGCGCGAAGGGCGCGACGTCTTCGTGGCGGTGGGCGCCGAAGTGCCCGAGGCGAACAGCGCGGCGCAGTCGATCCGGACCCTCGCGACGACCACGCCGCGGGTCCTGCTCGACGGCATGTCCACGGTCGATCAGGGCGAGCGGGTGACCCGGCTCGAGGCCGCGACGGCGCTCGCCGCGCAGACCTTCGCCGACCTCTCGATCGTCTTCCTCGTCACCGGCTCGCGCGTGCCGCTGCAGCGCATCAGGCAGGCCGCGATCGCGCTGCCGCAGGGGATCGGCGTGGTCGCGGTGCGCTGCGAGCCCGGGGCGGAGCCCGTCGTGCGCACGACCCGTGAGGTCACGGTGCTCACGATCGGCGCGCTGGGCGACCTCACCCGTCTGCTCGCGAGGGGAGCCGCGTCGTGA
- a CDS encoding transglutaminase-like domain-containing protein, producing the protein MSAEEMRARPRDGSRRRRARRRDADRDPRLELLGLGYLVVGTLIATVAAWPIHETFRLALVGAAGLAVGIAAALLARRLVRGALTRVLLAAGLAFAGFAIVVVPVAVPAALRSVPDAAIGLRDGIVGIVVGWKQLLTLELPLGDYQAVLVPFLVVTVVGSTAAALLVLRGGAAAPWAVLPVLGQTVFGLVFGSSSTSAPVSLAGFEIPAPRELAVGVASVAAALAWLLIRHRMLRARALARARAGTVRQSAESTWLALRRRALAGGLLAVAFVVGIAVAPAAASFGDRSALRDEVTPSIVLQRQTSPLAAYRSWFAGDPYDEVVLTVDGDVEQIGRLRLAALDHYDGEVFSVDPEARFSRLPASAPFGADLAELDLEVGQAYAGVWVPAPAALAAAPDFAGQRADALTDGFHRSDSGDAVDIAPVIEDGAETSALGLVPGDRYSMLAYPSAAREATAREAFGGAEGEESTIDAELYPQLAAWVEAQAQPRTGAGYLELVDRLRARGYLSHALVNDEAAAGWTGGLAAEAGGYQFLPSYAGHSRSRIETLFEDLVEQERRAGEGAAPELLVAGVGDDEQFAVAAALIARQLGFESRVVLGVRLAGTDPIPGVASCDPDCTGAAVGAWVEVRSPRGEWLPVDVTPQFAMLPTDIAEGEQLPEHPTVPDDARSEPIDPERAQNDAEAADTAPVDETDATAAWVLAVVRIVGLSLALLAFLALPVIAILLAKPIRRRARRHAADPEVRILGAWEEVADAYEDAGRPLASTASRRSVAQRTGRTGMVRLAASVDEAVFAAHPPAPETAEEAWRIADAERAELTASLRPRARVAAALSLRSFVGRLRTRPMRAPRKELAP; encoded by the coding sequence GTGAGCGCCGAGGAGATGCGCGCGCGCCCGCGCGACGGCTCGCGTCGCCGCCGCGCCCGCCGGCGCGACGCCGACCGCGATCCGCGACTCGAACTGCTCGGCCTCGGATACCTCGTCGTCGGCACTCTCATCGCGACCGTCGCCGCCTGGCCGATCCACGAGACGTTCCGGCTCGCGCTGGTCGGCGCCGCCGGTCTCGCGGTCGGCATCGCCGCGGCCCTCCTCGCGCGGCGGCTCGTCCGGGGTGCGCTCACGCGGGTGCTGCTCGCCGCGGGGCTCGCGTTCGCGGGCTTCGCGATCGTGGTCGTGCCCGTCGCGGTCCCGGCCGCGCTGCGTTCGGTCCCGGATGCGGCGATCGGGCTGCGTGACGGCATCGTGGGCATCGTCGTCGGCTGGAAGCAGCTGCTCACCCTCGAACTTCCGCTCGGGGACTACCAGGCGGTGCTCGTGCCGTTCCTGGTGGTCACGGTCGTCGGGTCGACGGCCGCCGCGCTGCTGGTGCTCCGCGGCGGTGCCGCGGCCCCGTGGGCGGTCCTCCCGGTGCTCGGCCAGACCGTGTTCGGGCTCGTGTTCGGCAGCAGCAGCACGAGTGCGCCGGTCTCGCTCGCCGGCTTCGAGATCCCGGCGCCGAGAGAGCTCGCGGTGGGCGTCGCGAGCGTCGCCGCCGCGCTCGCCTGGTTGCTGATCCGGCACCGGATGCTCCGGGCGCGCGCCCTCGCGCGAGCGCGCGCCGGCACGGTTCGGCAATCGGCCGAATCCACGTGGCTGGCCCTGCGTCGCCGCGCCCTCGCCGGAGGACTCCTCGCGGTCGCGTTCGTCGTCGGCATCGCGGTGGCGCCCGCGGCCGCGTCCTTCGGGGACCGCTCCGCCCTCCGCGACGAGGTCACGCCGTCGATCGTGCTGCAGCGGCAGACGAGCCCGCTCGCGGCGTACCGGTCGTGGTTCGCTGGCGATCCGTACGACGAGGTCGTGCTCACCGTCGACGGCGACGTCGAGCAGATCGGCCGGCTGCGGCTCGCGGCGCTCGACCACTACGACGGCGAGGTCTTCTCGGTCGACCCCGAAGCCCGGTTCTCCCGGCTTCCGGCGAGCGCGCCGTTCGGCGCGGACCTCGCCGAGCTCGACCTCGAGGTCGGCCAGGCGTACGCCGGGGTCTGGGTGCCCGCGCCGGCGGCGCTCGCCGCTGCGCCGGACTTCGCGGGGCAGCGGGCCGACGCGCTCACCGACGGCTTCCACCGGTCTGACTCCGGCGACGCGGTCGACATCGCGCCCGTGATCGAAGACGGCGCCGAGACCTCGGCGCTCGGTCTCGTGCCGGGCGACCGCTATTCGATGCTCGCCTATCCGTCGGCCGCGCGCGAAGCCACCGCCCGGGAGGCGTTCGGCGGTGCCGAGGGCGAGGAATCCACAATCGACGCCGAGCTCTACCCGCAGCTCGCGGCGTGGGTCGAGGCGCAGGCGCAGCCGCGCACCGGAGCCGGATACCTCGAGCTCGTCGACCGACTCCGGGCCCGCGGGTATCTCAGCCATGCGCTCGTGAACGACGAGGCCGCGGCGGGCTGGACGGGCGGGCTGGCCGCCGAGGCCGGCGGGTACCAGTTCCTGCCGAGCTATGCCGGTCACTCGCGCTCACGCATCGAGACGCTGTTCGAGGACCTCGTCGAGCAGGAGCGCCGGGCCGGTGAGGGTGCGGCGCCCGAGCTGCTCGTCGCAGGCGTCGGCGACGACGAGCAGTTCGCCGTGGCCGCCGCGCTCATCGCGCGACAGCTGGGGTTCGAGTCGCGGGTCGTGCTCGGCGTCCGGCTGGCGGGCACCGACCCGATTCCGGGCGTCGCGTCGTGTGATCCCGACTGCACAGGTGCCGCGGTCGGCGCCTGGGTGGAGGTGCGCTCGCCGCGCGGCGAGTGGCTGCCGGTCGACGTGACCCCGCAGTTCGCCATGCTGCCGACCGACATCGCCGAGGGTGAGCAGCTGCCGGAGCATCCGACCGTGCCCGATGACGCACGCAGCGAACCCATCGATCCCGAGCGTGCCCAGAACGACGCCGAGGCGGCCGACACCGCGCCGGTCGACGAGACCGACGCGACGGCGGCCTGGGTGCTGGCGGTCGTGCGGATCGTCGGGCTCTCGCTCGCGCTCCTCGCGTTCCTCGCCCTGCCCGTCATCGCGATCCTCCTCGCGAAGCCGATCCGCCGGCGCGCGCGTCGCCACGCCGCCGACCCAGAGGTCCGGATCCTCGGCGCGTGGGAGGAGGTCGCCGACGCCTACGAGGACGCCGGCCGCCCGCTCGCGTCGACGGCGAGCCGCCGCTCCGTCGCGCAGCGAACCGGCCGGACCGGTATGGTCAGGCTTGCGGCCTCCGTCGACGAGGCCGTGTTCGCCGCACATCCCCCGGCCCCCGAGACGGCCGAGGAGGCGTGGCGGATCGCGGACGCCGAACGCGCCGAGCTCACCGCGAGCCTGCGGCCCCGGGCGCGCGTGGCGGCCGCGCTCTCGCTCAGATCGTTCGTCGGCAGGCTCCGAACCCGCCCGATGCGCGCACCCCGGAAGGAACTCGCTCCGTGA